One genomic window of Quercus robur cultivar Fastigiata chloroplast, complete genome includes the following:
- the psaI gene encoding photosystem I subunit VIII, whose translation MTNLPSFFVPFVGLILPAIAMASLSLHIQKNKIF comes from the coding sequence ATGACAAATTTACCCTCTTTTTTTGTGCCTTTCGTGGGCCTAATATTGCCGGCAATTGCGATGGCTTCTTTATCTCTTCATATTCAAAAAAACAAGATTTTTTAG